One Thermodesulfobacteriota bacterium DNA window includes the following coding sequences:
- a CDS encoding phosphoglucomutase/phosphomannomutase family protein: protein MKTAIVKFGTSGWRAVLCDDFTFENVRVVVQAVADHLKAGGLDERGVLVAHDSRFLGPRFAQVAAEVLAGNGLKAFLPDRDVPTPVVSFDILHHQRDGALNFTASHNPPEYNGIKFSPAWGGPALPETTRDIEVRANAGMARGEYRRLGFEEGRDQGLIASHDPRPAYLDRLRELVDFDRIRAAGLRLALDPLFGTARGYLDHLLAEAGCELHMVHDYPDPLFGGRPPEPSEAHIPELIDLTARDSGIRLGLATDGDADRFGIVDAGGRYLEPNYFLALLFDYLVRDRGFEGGAARSVATTHLLDAVARDLGRAVHETPVGFKFIGDLIRKGQVALGGEESAGLSIRGHVPEKDGILACCLAAEMVARRGKTLFAQLEELYARVGRVLTRRVNLHLTPSQEQALAEKLARPPASFAGRGVTETVTLDGHKFLLEGGAWLLVRKSGTEPVVRLYLEAADDPILDELTTAGRDWILSA, encoded by the coding sequence ATGAAGACGGCCATCGTGAAGTTCGGCACCTCGGGCTGGAGAGCGGTGCTGTGCGACGACTTCACCTTCGAGAACGTCCGGGTCGTGGTGCAGGCCGTCGCGGACCACCTCAAGGCCGGAGGGCTCGACGAGCGCGGCGTCCTGGTCGCCCACGACAGCCGGTTCCTGGGGCCGCGCTTCGCCCAGGTGGCGGCCGAGGTGCTGGCGGGCAACGGTCTCAAGGCCTTCCTGCCCGACCGCGACGTTCCCACCCCGGTGGTCTCCTTCGACATCCTGCACCACCAGCGGGACGGCGCGCTCAACTTCACCGCCTCCCACAACCCCCCCGAGTACAATGGCATCAAGTTCAGCCCCGCCTGGGGTGGGCCCGCCCTGCCCGAGACCACCAGGGACATCGAGGTGCGGGCCAACGCGGGCATGGCCCGGGGCGAGTACCGCCGGCTCGGCTTCGAGGAAGGCCGGGACCAGGGGCTCATCGCCTCCCACGACCCGCGCCCCGCGTACCTGGACCGCCTGCGGGAGCTCGTGGACTTCGACCGCATCCGGGCTGCGGGGCTTCGACTGGCCCTGGATCCCCTCTTCGGGACGGCCCGCGGGTACCTCGACCACCTCCTGGCCGAGGCGGGATGCGAGCTCCACATGGTGCACGACTACCCCGACCCCCTCTTCGGCGGGCGACCCCCGGAGCCCAGCGAGGCCCACATCCCCGAGCTCATCGACCTCACCGCACGGGATTCGGGCATCCGGCTGGGCCTGGCAACCGACGGCGACGCCGACCGCTTCGGCATCGTGGACGCCGGCGGCCGGTACCTGGAGCCCAACTATTTCCTGGCGCTGCTCTTCGACTACCTGGTGCGCGACCGGGGCTTCGAGGGGGGTGCGGCCCGCAGCGTGGCCACGACCCACCTCCTGGATGCGGTGGCGCGCGACCTGGGCCGCGCAGTCCACGAGACCCCGGTAGGCTTCAAGTTCATCGGCGACCTGATCCGCAAGGGCCAGGTGGCCCTGGGGGGCGAGGAATCGGCCGGGCTCTCGATTCGAGGCCACGTGCCCGAGAAGGACGGCATCCTGGCCTGCTGCCTGGCGGCCGAGATGGTGGCCCGGCGGGGCAAGACTCTCTTCGCCCAACTGGAGGAGCTCTACGCCCGGGTGGGCCGGGTGCTCACCCGCAGGGTCAACCTGCACCTGACCCCGAGCCAGGAGCAGGCGCTGGCCGAGAAGCTCGCCCGGCCGCCCGCGTCCTTTGCCGGCCGAGGGGTCACCGAGACCGTGACCCTCGACGGCCACAAGTTCCTCCTGGAGGGCGGCGCCTGGCTCCTGGTGCGCAAGTCCGGCACCGAGCCCGTGGTACGCCTCTACCTGGAGGCTGCGGACGATCCGATCCTGGACGAGCTCACGACCGCCGGCCGGGACTGGATCCTCTCCGCCTAG
- a CDS encoding MBL fold metallo-hydrolase, with protein sequence MILDIHPVGMIQANCYILGDEETREAVVIDPGGDTPMLVRSLETRRLKPVAILATHGHFDHVEGLAALKRATGAPIHVHKGDLPLIQGMAGQGLLFGVRVEAAPPPDAFLEDGDAVPFGGHSLQVLHTPGHSQGSVSYLIDKSVFVGDLLFAGSIGRTDLQGGDYDTLLRSVRAKIFTLPDDTVVYPGHGPATTVGTEKRSNPFFR encoded by the coding sequence ATGATCCTCGATATCCATCCCGTCGGCATGATCCAGGCCAACTGCTACATCCTGGGGGACGAAGAGACCCGGGAAGCCGTGGTGATCGATCCCGGCGGCGACACCCCCATGCTGGTGCGGTCCCTGGAGACCCGCCGGCTCAAGCCCGTGGCGATCCTGGCCACCCACGGCCACTTCGACCACGTGGAGGGACTCGCCGCGCTCAAGCGCGCCACCGGGGCTCCGATCCACGTCCACAAGGGAGACCTGCCCCTGATCCAGGGTATGGCCGGACAGGGGCTCCTCTTCGGCGTGCGGGTCGAGGCGGCCCCGCCCCCCGACGCGTTCCTGGAGGACGGCGACGCCGTGCCCTTCGGCGGGCACAGCCTCCAGGTGCTCCACACCCCCGGCCACTCCCAGGGCTCGGTGAGCTACCTGATCGACAAGAGCGTCTTCGTGGGCGACCTCCTCTTTGCAGGCTCCATCGGGCGCACCGACCTCCAGGGGGGAGACTACGACACCCTCCTGCGCTCGGTGCGCGCAAAGATCTTCACCCTGCCCGACGACACCGTGGTCTACCCGGGCCACGGCCCCGCCACTACGGTGGGTACCGAGAAGCGGTCGAATCCGTTCTTCCGGTAG
- the coaBC gene encoding bifunctional phosphopantothenoylcysteine decarboxylase/phosphopantothenate--cysteine ligase CoaBC, whose product MLRDREIILGVAGGIAAYKSVLLCRDLTQAGANVHVVMTENATQFVTPLTFQTISGNPVTHQLFALFQGSEIGHVTLADRAHAMVVAPATANLLGKVANGIADDFLSTMIMATRVPVVFAPAMNVVMWESRAVQRNVALLGEAGYHLVGPVPGELACGVTGKGKMASPAEIIDALEIILSPKDLAGERVLVTAGPTLEPIDPVRFISNHSSGKMGYALARAAVRRGAQVTLVTGPTALASPLHVRVVRVTTAREMHEAVLREAQEATVVLKAAAVCDWRPTASAAQKIKKRQGSPPSLLLEPNPDILRDLGVHKPPGQLLIGFAAETTELEANARAKLAEKNLDAVVANDVTAPGAGFLVDTNAVRIFTADGAEIGVPLTTKERVADRVLGVVVKLRTGSQKQVWEPPAEPLRFWPEEP is encoded by the coding sequence ATGCTCAGAGACCGTGAGATCATCCTCGGGGTCGCGGGGGGCATCGCCGCCTACAAGAGCGTGCTCCTGTGCCGCGACCTCACCCAGGCAGGCGCCAACGTCCACGTGGTGATGACGGAAAATGCAACCCAGTTCGTCACGCCGCTCACCTTCCAGACCATCTCGGGAAATCCCGTCACCCACCAGCTCTTCGCCCTGTTTCAGGGGTCGGAGATCGGCCACGTGACCCTGGCCGACCGCGCCCACGCCATGGTGGTGGCGCCCGCCACGGCAAACCTCCTGGGCAAGGTGGCCAACGGCATCGCCGACGACTTCCTCTCCACCATGATCATGGCCACGCGGGTGCCGGTGGTCTTCGCACCGGCCATGAACGTGGTGATGTGGGAGAGCCGGGCGGTACAGCGAAACGTGGCACTGCTGGGCGAAGCCGGCTACCACCTGGTGGGGCCGGTACCCGGGGAGCTGGCCTGCGGCGTCACGGGCAAGGGGAAGATGGCCTCGCCCGCAGAGATCATCGACGCCCTCGAGATCATCCTCTCCCCCAAGGACCTGGCCGGGGAGCGCGTGCTCGTCACAGCGGGGCCGACCCTGGAGCCCATCGACCCGGTGCGGTTCATCTCCAACCACTCGTCCGGGAAGATGGGCTACGCCCTGGCCCGCGCCGCGGTGCGCCGGGGGGCCCAGGTCACCCTGGTCACGGGGCCCACGGCGCTGGCGTCCCCCCTGCACGTGCGCGTGGTGCGCGTGACCACCGCGCGAGAGATGCACGAGGCGGTGCTGCGGGAGGCGCAGGAGGCCACGGTCGTCCTCAAGGCGGCGGCGGTGTGCGACTGGCGGCCCACCGCCTCGGCCGCACAGAAGATCAAGAAGCGGCAGGGCAGCCCCCCCTCCCTTCTCCTCGAACCCAACCCCGACATCCTCCGGGACCTGGGGGTACACAAGCCCCCCGGGCAGCTCCTCATCGGATTTGCCGCCGAGACCACCGAGCTCGAGGCCAACGCCCGGGCGAAGCTCGCCGAGAAGAACCTGGACGCGGTGGTGGCCAACGACGTGACCGCTCCGGGGGCGGGGTTCCTGGTCGACACCAACGCCGTTCGCATCTTCACGGCCGACGGCGCCGAGATCGGGGTACCCCTCACCACCAAGGAGCGCGTGGCCGACCGGGTGCTGGGCGTGGTGGTAAAGCTGCGCACCGGTTCCCAGAAGCAGGTGTGGGAGCCCCCGGCGGAGCCCTTGAGATTCTGGCCGGAAGAGCCGTGA
- a CDS encoding UDP-glucose/GDP-mannose dehydrogenase family protein: MKLCIIGTGYVGLVTGTCFAEMGNDVVCVDVDAPKIAMLQEKKLPIYEPGLQEILDRNVDEGRLTFTTDLAAGMTESLILFIAVGTPEGEDGSADLQHVLAVARAIGRELDAYRIVVTKSTVPVGTAERVRGAIQEELASRGAEVEFDVVSNPEFLKEGNAVQDCLKPDRIVVGTDNVRTAELLKELYGPFTRTNHPVIVMDVRSAEMTKYAANAMLATKISFINEMANLCERVGADVANVRLGIGADSRIGYQFLFPGVGYGGSCFPKDVKALIRTARAAGCEPRILEAVEAVNVRQKAVLPEKILAHFAAQGADPRSATVAVWGLAFKPNTDDMREAPSLTVVGRLLEAGVTVRAYDPVAEETARRAFGDRPANGGLTFCSTNYDALQGAHALAICTEWGAFRRPDFARMKSLMASPVIFDGRNLYEPKDMRRLGFTYFGIGRTA; this comes from the coding sequence ATGAAACTCTGCATCATCGGCACCGGCTACGTGGGATTGGTCACCGGCACGTGCTTCGCGGAGATGGGCAACGACGTGGTCTGCGTGGACGTGGACGCGCCCAAGATCGCCATGCTCCAGGAGAAGAAACTCCCCATCTACGAGCCGGGGCTCCAGGAGATCCTCGACCGCAACGTGGACGAGGGGCGCCTGACCTTCACCACGGACCTCGCCGCGGGCATGACGGAGAGCCTCATCCTGTTCATCGCCGTGGGCACCCCGGAGGGAGAGGACGGCTCGGCCGACCTCCAGCACGTGCTCGCCGTGGCGCGCGCCATCGGCCGGGAGCTGGACGCCTACCGGATCGTCGTGACCAAGTCCACGGTGCCGGTGGGCACGGCCGAGCGTGTGCGCGGTGCCATCCAGGAAGAGCTCGCCTCCCGGGGGGCCGAGGTGGAGTTCGACGTGGTCTCCAACCCCGAGTTCCTCAAGGAGGGCAACGCGGTCCAGGACTGCTTGAAGCCCGACCGCATCGTGGTGGGCACCGACAACGTGCGCACCGCCGAGCTCCTGAAGGAGCTCTACGGCCCCTTCACCCGCACCAACCACCCCGTGATCGTCATGGACGTGCGCTCGGCAGAGATGACCAAGTACGCCGCCAACGCCATGCTCGCCACCAAGATCAGCTTCATCAACGAGATGGCGAACCTGTGCGAGCGGGTGGGGGCCGACGTGGCCAACGTGCGCCTGGGGATCGGGGCCGACAGCCGCATCGGCTACCAGTTCCTCTTCCCCGGGGTGGGCTACGGCGGGTCGTGTTTTCCCAAGGACGTCAAGGCCTTGATCCGCACGGCACGGGCCGCGGGCTGCGAGCCGCGCATCCTGGAAGCGGTGGAGGCGGTCAACGTCCGGCAAAAGGCCGTGCTGCCCGAGAAGATCCTGGCCCACTTCGCCGCCCAGGGCGCCGACCCCCGGTCCGCGACGGTGGCCGTGTGGGGCCTGGCCTTCAAGCCCAACACCGACGACATGCGGGAGGCACCGAGCCTCACGGTGGTGGGGCGGCTCCTGGAGGCGGGCGTCACCGTGCGCGCCTATGACCCGGTGGCCGAGGAGACCGCCCGCCGGGCCTTCGGAGACCGCCCAGCAAACGGGGGCCTCACGTTTTGCTCCACCAACTACGACGCCCTCCAGGGGGCCCACGCCCTGGCCATCTGCACCGAGTGGGGCGCCTTTCGCCGGCCCGACTTCGCCCGCATGAAGTCCCTCATGGCCTCCCCCGTCATCTTCGACGGCCGAAACCTCTACGAGCCCAAGGACATGCGCCGGCTGGGCTTCACCTACTTCGGGATCGGGCGAACGGCGTAA
- a CDS encoding UDP-glucuronic acid decarboxylase family protein gives MPVDRNHHLYNTSLRSDLRVLVTGGAGFLGSHLCEALLAQGREVICADNFFTGRKANVAHLLDHPRFELLRHDVTHPLFVEVDRIYNLACPASPVHYQYNPVKTIKTSVLGAIHMLGLAKRVRARILQASTSEVYGDPAVHPQPETYWGHVNPIGIRSCYDEGKRSAECLFMDYHRQNGVDIRIARIFNTYGPRMLPNDGRVVSNFIVQALRGEPLTVYGTGSQTRSFCYVDDLVDGLVRLMNTEGLTGPLNLGNPSEFTILELAQQVRELTGSRSEIRFLPLPCDDPTQRQPDISQAREKLDWTPKVPLAEGLRKTVVYFDALLTQT, from the coding sequence ATGCCCGTCGATCGCAACCACCACCTCTACAACACGTCCCTGCGCTCCGACCTCCGGGTACTGGTCACGGGGGGCGCGGGGTTTCTGGGCTCCCACCTGTGCGAGGCACTCCTGGCCCAGGGACGCGAGGTGATCTGCGCCGACAACTTCTTCACCGGGCGCAAGGCCAACGTCGCGCACCTCCTCGACCACCCCCGCTTCGAGCTCCTGCGCCACGACGTGACCCACCCCCTCTTCGTGGAGGTGGACCGGATCTACAACCTGGCCTGTCCTGCCAGCCCCGTCCACTACCAGTACAATCCGGTCAAGACCATCAAGACCAGCGTGCTGGGGGCGATCCACATGCTCGGCCTCGCCAAGCGGGTGCGGGCGCGCATCCTCCAGGCCTCCACGAGCGAGGTGTACGGCGACCCGGCGGTCCACCCCCAGCCCGAGACCTACTGGGGCCACGTCAACCCCATCGGGATCCGCAGCTGCTACGACGAGGGCAAGCGATCGGCCGAGTGCCTCTTCATGGACTACCACCGCCAGAACGGGGTGGACATCCGCATCGCCCGCATCTTCAACACCTACGGCCCCCGCATGCTCCCCAACGACGGCCGGGTGGTCTCGAACTTCATCGTCCAGGCCCTGCGGGGCGAGCCCCTCACCGTATACGGCACCGGCTCCCAGACCCGCAGCTTCTGCTACGTGGACGACCTGGTGGACGGCCTCGTACGCCTCATGAACACCGAAGGCCTCACGGGCCCGCTCAACCTCGGCAACCCCTCGGAGTTCACGATCCTGGAGCTCGCCCAGCAGGTTCGTGAGCTCACCGGCTCCCGCTCCGAGATCCGCTTCCTCCCCCTGCCCTGCGACGACCCGACCCAGCGCCAGCCCGACATTTCCCAGGCGCGGGAAAAGCTCGACTGGACTCCCAAGGTGCCGTTGGCAGAGGGGCTTCGGAAGACGGTCGTGTACTTCGACGCGCTGTTGACGCAGACCTGA
- the galE gene encoding UDP-glucose 4-epimerase GalE, producing MPEAILVAGGAGYIGSHVAKLLARRGYHPVVLDNLVCGHRWAARWGTFVEADLADKEAVREVLLAHRIRAVMHFAAYAYVGESVRDPGKYYRNNVANTLSLLEVMAEVESEHFIFSSSCATYGEPSSIPIAEDHPQRPINPYGRTKLVVEQMLADFETAHGLRHVNLRYFNAAGADPEGELGEDHDPETHLIPLVLQVALGKRPHVAVFGTDYPTPDGTCVRDYIHVSDLAEAHVLALEHLLGGGASRSYNLGNGQGTSVGQVLEEARRLTGHPIPALEARRRWGDPASLVASAARIQAELGWKPRFPDLPAILETAWHWHRGRRGSQAVERPPS from the coding sequence ATGCCCGAAGCCATCCTGGTCGCCGGCGGCGCCGGCTACATCGGAAGCCACGTGGCGAAGCTCCTCGCCCGGCGGGGCTATCACCCGGTGGTGCTGGACAACCTCGTCTGCGGCCACCGCTGGGCCGCCAGGTGGGGCACCTTCGTCGAGGCAGATCTGGCGGACAAGGAGGCGGTCCGGGAGGTCCTTCTCGCCCACCGCATCCGGGCGGTCATGCACTTTGCGGCCTACGCGTACGTGGGAGAGTCGGTGCGGGACCCGGGGAAGTACTACCGGAACAACGTCGCCAACACGCTTTCGCTGCTGGAGGTGATGGCCGAGGTGGAGAGCGAGCACTTCATCTTCTCCTCCTCCTGCGCCACCTACGGCGAGCCTTCCTCGATTCCCATCGCGGAGGACCACCCCCAGCGGCCCATCAATCCCTACGGGCGCACCAAGCTCGTGGTGGAGCAGATGCTGGCAGACTTCGAAACGGCCCACGGGCTGCGCCACGTGAACCTGCGCTACTTCAACGCGGCGGGGGCGGACCCGGAGGGAGAGCTGGGGGAAGACCACGACCCGGAAACCCACCTGATTCCCCTGGTGCTGCAGGTGGCCCTGGGCAAGCGCCCCCACGTCGCCGTGTTCGGCACCGACTACCCCACCCCCGACGGCACCTGCGTGCGCGACTACATCCACGTGAGCGACCTCGCCGAGGCCCACGTGCTGGCCCTGGAACACCTGCTCGGCGGGGGCGCCAGCCGCTCCTACAACCTGGGCAACGGCCAGGGCACCTCGGTGGGCCAGGTCCTGGAAGAGGCCCGGCGGCTCACCGGCCACCCGATCCCGGCCCTGGAGGCGCGCCGTCGCTGGGGAGACCCGGCCTCCCTCGTGGCCAGCGCCGCGAGGATTCAGGCCGAGCTGGGCTGGAAGCCCCGCTTCCCGGACCTCCCCGCCATCCTCGAGACGGCCTGGCACTGGCACCGGGGACGGAGAGGTTCGCAGGCCGTCGAAAGACCTCCCAGCTAG
- a CDS encoding SLBB domain-containing protein, with protein MRHRFFCLLLALVLAAGVAAAQVPSGVDPAQLQNLERLLGTGGVRGQDPRAAPSQRERPSAERRPTEEEELRVSNRKVYESLVRDLFRDRFLDDDEKRFLELKARELQIEPREAAELAEKVTRQESERFTYLLKQVQALAEEGEVSEDDRRFLVMRARDQGMTDAEGERLVDRVLEQHRRNELYRSILLVFLEDDFLDTSEEKHLKERRKALGVTEEEHREALEAARIELRDGIRDVLSGIRARGETVARVEEKLELYGRKLFEAPADAFIPPEGMPPPDGYRLGPGDELLVSLWGRLSEEHVLLVDGEGSVQFPKVGTVRVGGLTYAQARALLQARAESITGVSAAVSMGRMRAVQVFVVGEVERPGTVTLSPLSGAVHALMAAGGPTPLGSLRAVTHRRGGRAVGTLDLYAFLQAEETAEGPPLQSGDVVMVPKAQTLVHLHGKVRRPAIYELRGGEGLRALLALAGGLDADGDAGRVRVERTLENRSRVTLDASLAAPEQDLILLDGDVVRVYPLSPELSNKVSLFGHVYQPGTYTFREGMRAADLVGPAERLKPEVDLSYAVVLRQSGDARMPAVLPFRLGEALSSRGSEDNLRLEPRDEVYVFPREQFRPPLRARATGKLRNAGVYRIAEGSRVADLARLAGGLAPDALLSRAELLRYLPDRARETLYLNLALALSGDPVQNLVLQDEDELIVHKAWSAVQEPTVLVEGEVFRFKEKVLERQDEKARLPFEEAELARGLSIRERLERKITSEKTAEEADRADAEAMRRAIAATGAMTPSGLFARQRAGLSAVPGATAPGSQVAEVPLEPPEPPKREEVVALAVPLTRGMTARDLVFKAGGLTKDAHLPVAHLYRTDPATKAVTIHVFDLGGALTGDPDANLVLQDLDHVVIHSAYDFAPVQRISASGMVNRPGDYPYAGNMRVRDLVLAAGGLTEEAYVAEAEVVRTELLAGETGETRTLPFDLAAAMAGDPAANFPLQPYDRLFVKKIPEWKRARQVTLEGEVTFPGAYHVAKGERLSSVLRRAGGYTAEAYLRGAVFTRESARRQQQQRLNELRDRLQEAVFRASSQEVQAALSPEDVAIQQHFLASQQALLQKLVSIQASGRVVIQLLPLRELEGTEWDVILEDGDSLAVPERPQTVAVVGQVYNPTSLLWEPDNRRAGYYLQRTGGPTPDAEEKRMYVVRADGTVVSSEGEGGTNWWTRGGIRSLDLYPGDTVLVPERLLRVSYLKEFRDISQILYQIAIAAGVAVAIF; from the coding sequence ATGCGGCACCGTTTCTTCTGCCTTCTGCTGGCTTTGGTCCTCGCAGCCGGTGTTGCCGCGGCCCAGGTTCCTTCGGGGGTCGACCCTGCCCAACTCCAGAACCTGGAGCGGCTTCTCGGTACCGGCGGGGTGCGGGGCCAGGACCCGCGAGCCGCTCCGAGCCAGCGGGAGCGGCCCTCTGCGGAACGCCGCCCCACGGAGGAAGAAGAGCTTCGGGTCAGCAACCGCAAGGTGTACGAGAGCCTGGTGCGGGACCTCTTCCGGGATCGGTTTCTCGACGACGACGAGAAGCGCTTCCTGGAGCTCAAGGCCCGGGAGCTCCAGATCGAGCCCCGGGAGGCGGCCGAGCTCGCCGAGAAGGTCACCCGGCAGGAGTCCGAGCGCTTTACGTACCTCCTGAAGCAGGTCCAGGCCCTGGCCGAGGAAGGGGAGGTCTCCGAGGACGACCGCCGGTTCCTGGTCATGCGGGCGCGGGACCAGGGAATGACCGACGCCGAGGGGGAGCGCCTGGTGGACCGGGTTCTGGAACAGCACCGGCGTAACGAGCTCTACCGGTCCATCCTGCTCGTCTTCCTCGAGGACGACTTCCTCGACACCTCGGAGGAGAAGCACCTCAAGGAGAGACGCAAGGCGCTGGGAGTCACCGAGGAGGAACATCGGGAGGCGCTGGAGGCAGCCCGGATCGAGCTGAGGGACGGGATTCGTGACGTCTTGTCCGGCATCCGCGCGCGGGGCGAGACGGTGGCCCGTGTGGAAGAAAAGCTCGAGCTCTATGGTCGCAAGCTCTTCGAGGCTCCGGCCGACGCCTTCATTCCTCCCGAGGGCATGCCGCCGCCGGACGGCTACCGGCTCGGTCCCGGCGACGAGTTGCTCGTAAGCCTGTGGGGGCGGCTCTCCGAGGAGCACGTCCTGCTGGTGGACGGTGAGGGGAGCGTCCAGTTCCCCAAGGTGGGCACGGTGCGCGTGGGGGGTCTCACCTACGCCCAGGCCCGCGCCTTGCTCCAGGCTCGGGCCGAGTCGATCACGGGGGTGAGCGCCGCGGTCTCCATGGGCCGGATGCGCGCCGTTCAGGTCTTCGTGGTGGGGGAGGTGGAACGCCCGGGGACCGTCACCCTCTCCCCCCTCTCCGGGGCCGTCCATGCCCTGATGGCGGCAGGCGGGCCCACACCCCTGGGGTCGCTGCGGGCCGTCACCCACCGCCGGGGGGGCCGAGCGGTCGGTACCCTCGACCTCTACGCCTTTCTCCAGGCCGAGGAGACAGCCGAGGGGCCGCCGCTCCAGAGCGGGGACGTGGTGATGGTGCCCAAGGCGCAAACGCTCGTGCACCTCCACGGCAAGGTGCGGCGGCCCGCGATCTACGAGCTGCGCGGAGGTGAGGGCCTTCGCGCCCTCCTGGCTCTTGCCGGCGGGCTGGACGCCGACGGGGATGCCGGGCGCGTCCGGGTGGAGCGCACCCTGGAGAACCGAAGCCGCGTCACCCTCGACGCCTCGCTCGCGGCCCCCGAACAGGATCTGATCCTCCTGGACGGCGACGTCGTGCGCGTGTACCCCCTGTCCCCGGAGCTGTCCAATAAGGTTTCGTTGTTCGGCCACGTCTATCAACCGGGCACCTACACCTTTCGCGAGGGCATGCGCGCCGCCGACCTGGTCGGTCCCGCCGAGCGACTCAAGCCCGAGGTGGATCTCTCCTACGCGGTGGTCCTGCGGCAGAGCGGCGACGCCCGGATGCCCGCGGTGCTTCCGTTCCGCCTGGGGGAGGCGCTCTCCTCTCGTGGGTCGGAAGACAACCTGCGCCTCGAGCCCCGGGACGAGGTCTACGTATTTCCCCGAGAGCAGTTCCGCCCCCCGCTGCGGGCCAGGGCCACTGGAAAGCTGCGAAACGCAGGCGTGTACCGCATCGCCGAGGGCAGCCGGGTGGCCGACCTGGCGCGCTTGGCGGGGGGGCTTGCGCCGGATGCCCTTCTCAGCCGTGCCGAGCTGCTGCGCTACCTTCCCGACCGCGCCCGCGAAACCCTGTACCTGAACCTGGCGCTGGCCCTGTCGGGCGACCCCGTCCAGAATCTCGTGCTCCAGGACGAGGACGAGCTGATCGTGCACAAGGCCTGGTCCGCGGTGCAGGAACCCACCGTGCTCGTCGAAGGGGAGGTCTTCCGCTTCAAGGAAAAGGTCCTTGAGCGACAGGACGAGAAGGCCAGACTCCCCTTCGAGGAGGCCGAGCTGGCCCGGGGGCTCTCCATCCGGGAGCGACTGGAGCGCAAGATCACCTCGGAGAAGACCGCGGAGGAAGCGGACCGGGCGGACGCGGAGGCGATGCGACGCGCCATCGCGGCAACCGGGGCGATGACGCCCTCGGGCCTGTTCGCCCGCCAGCGGGCGGGGCTGTCCGCCGTTCCGGGGGCGACGGCGCCCGGGTCGCAGGTCGCCGAGGTGCCCCTGGAGCCGCCGGAGCCCCCCAAGCGGGAGGAGGTCGTGGCCCTGGCGGTCCCGCTCACGCGAGGGATGACGGCCCGGGATCTGGTGTTCAAGGCGGGAGGCCTGACCAAGGACGCACATCTTCCCGTGGCCCACCTGTACCGGACCGATCCCGCCACCAAGGCGGTGACCATCCACGTGTTCGACCTCGGAGGTGCCCTCACCGGGGATCCGGATGCGAACCTGGTGCTCCAGGACCTGGACCACGTGGTCATCCACTCGGCCTACGACTTCGCCCCGGTGCAGCGGATCAGCGCCTCCGGCATGGTGAACCGCCCGGGCGACTACCCGTACGCCGGCAACATGAGGGTGCGCGACCTGGTGCTCGCCGCCGGCGGTCTCACCGAGGAGGCCTACGTGGCCGAGGCGGAGGTGGTGCGCACCGAGCTCCTGGCCGGAGAGACGGGGGAAACCCGAACCCTCCCCTTCGATCTGGCGGCCGCCATGGCCGGCGATCCTGCCGCGAACTTTCCCCTCCAGCCCTACGACCGGCTCTTCGTCAAGAAGATTCCGGAGTGGAAGCGGGCCCGGCAGGTCACCCTGGAGGGGGAGGTCACGTTTCCCGGAGCGTATCACGTGGCCAAGGGGGAACGCCTGTCGAGCGTCCTGCGGCGGGCCGGGGGGTATACTGCAGAGGCGTACCTGCGGGGGGCGGTCTTCACCCGGGAGAGCGCCCGCCGCCAGCAGCAGCAGCGCCTGAACGAGCTGCGGGACCGCCTCCAGGAAGCCGTGTTCCGCGCGTCCTCCCAGGAGGTCCAGGCGGCGCTGAGCCCGGAGGACGTAGCCATCCAGCAGCACTTCCTGGCCTCCCAGCAGGCCCTGCTCCAGAAGCTCGTGAGCATCCAGGCCTCGGGGCGGGTGGTGATCCAACTTCTCCCGCTTCGGGAGCTGGAGGGGACCGAGTGGGACGTGATCCTCGAGGATGGCGACTCCCTGGCGGTGCCCGAGAGGCCCCAGACCGTGGCCGTGGTGGGCCAGGTGTACAACCCCACCAGCCTTCTCTGGGAGCCCGACAACCGCCGGGCCGGCTACTACCTCCAGCGTACCGGCGGCCCGACCCCCGATGCCGAGGAAAAGCGCATGTACGTCGTTCGGGCGGACGGCACGGTGGTCAGCTCCGAGGGCGAGGGGGGCACCAACTGGTGGACGCGGGGCGGCATCCGGAGCCTCGACCTCTACCCCGGCGACACAGTCCTGGTTCCGGAAAGACTCCTGCGGGTGAGTTACCTGAAGGAGTTCCGGGACATCTCCCAGATCCTCTACCAGATCGCCATCGCCGCGGGCGTGGCGGTGGCGATCTTCTAG